In the genome of Natronorubrum daqingense, the window GAACCGCCAACCGCGCTGGAGTCGGTAGAGGTACTCGAGTGGGTGGCCCCGTTGGTAGCCGTTCGCGCCACAGATCTGGAGCGATTCGCTGATCACGGTCTCTGCAGTCTGTCCGGAAAAGAGATTCGCCGAGCCGGTTCGTAAGGGATCGGGGACGCGGCCGTGCGCGACAGCGTCCTCTGCGACGCGAAACGTGAGCGAGCGAGACGCCTCGAGTTGTGTAACCAGTCGGGAAAGTTTCCACTCGAGACCCTGGAATTCGGCGATTGGCTGTCCGAACTGCTCGCGATCCTGTGCGTACTCGAGAGCGTACTCGAGTGCCGCCAATGCCCACGTATTCGAGATTGACGCCACAGCAAGGCGCTCCCAGTTGAGGGCCTTGAGTTGCTGCTTGAACGCGTCCTTGCCACGCGTGAGGACGTTCTCCGGTGGGATCACGACGTCTTCCATGTAGTAGTGGGTTTGCTCGTGGCCGGCCATGTTGGTGTAGTGGTTGCTCACTTCGACTCCTGGGTCGTCGAAGTCGACAACGACGGTACCGAGTCCCTCCGGGAATCTAACCCACGTAACGCCGGCTGATGCGGCGTCGAATCGTGACACCCACGTCTTCTCGCCGTTGAGTACTAGTTCTCCGTCCCGCTCTTCGACCGTTGTGTTCATCGAATGGACATCGGACCCGGCTTCAGGTTCGGAGATGCAGATAGCGATGAAGTCCTCGCCATCCGTCAACGGCGGTAGGTACTTCTCTTTGGCCGCGGGCGTACCGAACATGTCGATAGCCCGGGGCGCCACCATGTGCAGCGAATTCAAGAACGAAGCCGTATCCGGACAAACCCGACCAACCGCCTCGTTGAGCAACATCGCTTCGAGTTCGGAGAATCCCGCACCGCCGTATTCCTCGTCGAAGTTGATCCCCAGAAAGCCGTGGTCGGCGAGAAGTTCGATGTTTTCCCACGGAATCTCCCCCTCCCACCCATACGCCGCTTCTGAAAATTCGTTTTCTGCGAGGTCGGACGCCGTTTCGAGAAGCATCTCCTGCTCGTCGGTAAGCGAACTCATACCATAGCCTGTTCACCACCGCTATTTAGACGTTCTGTAAATCGCATCCGATGGGATCACTCCCAGCCGAAAGCGGCTGGGACCAATGGTTCGTAGCTATCGAGAGATTGGGTCGGTATCGAAGTCTGTCGCCGTCGGCTGGCAGTCATCGGTCGTCCGTGAATCGCCTTGAATCGAACGTTGGGGCACTCGGCCTGGCGAGGAAAGAGCGAGGGAGGAAGGAGATGCGCGAGATGGACGTAAAGACTTAGGTGGAAGTGTGCTAATCGCCAACTGATGGCAACACAGTCACCAGTGTATATCGCTGGCGCGTACGAACATCCGACACGGGAAGCGCCAGAAAAATCGACGATGCAACTGCACGCAGAGGTTGCACGTGGTGCACTCGAGGACGCCAATCTCGAAAAGGACTCGATCGACGCGTACTTTACGGCGGGAATGCCGGAGTACGAAAGCGGACTGACGCCGCTCATCATGGCCGATTATCTCGGC includes:
- a CDS encoding acyl-CoA dehydrogenase family protein; this translates as MSSLTDEQEMLLETASDLAENEFSEAAYGWEGEIPWENIELLADHGFLGINFDEEYGGAGFSELEAMLLNEAVGRVCPDTASFLNSLHMVAPRAIDMFGTPAAKEKYLPPLTDGEDFIAICISEPEAGSDVHSMNTTVEERDGELVLNGEKTWVSRFDAASAGVTWVRFPEGLGTVVVDFDDPGVEVSNHYTNMAGHEQTHYYMEDVVIPPENVLTRGKDAFKQQLKALNWERLAVASISNTWALAALEYALEYAQDREQFGQPIAEFQGLEWKLSRLVTQLEASRSLTFRVAEDAVAHGRVPDPLRTGSANLFSGQTAETVISESLQICGANGYQRGHPLEYLYRLQRGWRFAGGTDEIQQNTIARWLKRDGVPSLLN